AGGAAAACCAATGGCCCGGGTGTGGGTTGCCTGAGGAAGCAAGGATGATGCTGTAATTAGTTGGAGCACAATGCCAGGTCTTCTCTGAACATATTTCATGGGGTATTCCTTCAAATggtggtggcagctgctgccagcctgcaaGAGAGCTCTTGGTGCTGGCCACATCACCTGGATTTGTTAGAGAAGTACTAAGGCCCTCAGGGGAGGTGAGCTAGAAAAGGGCAAAGGAGGGGAGATCTGGAGAAGATGGggacagagatttttttgttttcattatatctgtttccttttgttgttgATCTCTCTGTGTTGTGTTTCAGGTGTGTGAATTGAGATTATCAGTAGGAGTTTGTCCCAAGAAAACTTCAGGTGAGGAACGAAGGAACATCTCTCCCTGCTGTGTTTGAGGACAGGGGCAGGCAacaataatgtttttaaaagatatcCAGATGAGATAAATGCAACTCAGAGGTGATTCTGTTTCTTGCTTAGGAGCTGCTGCCTTAGTGGATTGGGAGAGGGGGTGATTTAAAAGGCAAGAGCAATTGGGATGAGCCACATGCATGCAGGCTTTGttcacagcactgagcagcctTTGGGACTGGCTGAGCCTGGGTGGATCAGTGTGTGTCCTGACTTCAGGTACAGgtcccacacagccctgctgactGAGTTTGAATCagaatttgaaacattttctttcactgaagtACAGACCTGGACAGGACCTCGAGAGGTCACCTGTTCTTATCTCCTGGTTCAAAGGCAGAATTATATATGCCTACACCCCACCCCAGGCCGGTGCTTATCTGATCTGCTCTTCTGAATCACCAGTAGCAGGGATTCCAGAGTCTCTCTATTTCAGTGGCTGGCAGTCTGTGCagttggaaatgttttcctgtcttaaatttcaaaataacattcTGTACTTCAGCTGAATGAAaactaaataattattttttgtaatataaatCCCTCTTCTTTTAGTATGTCACCAAGTGATAATTGCCTCTGGTGCAATGGCATTGAGTTGATTCTCAAATTTATCAACTATAACTTTGCTGGAATTACACACCACATTTACCACCCTTCTCGACTTGGTCACATCTGCAGATTGTAACAATCTCCTTCCAGCCTGGGAAATGCAGAGCCTGTTTTGGAGATCATTTCTAGGAGGCAAACTCAGTATACAAACTCAGTCACACCCAAGCTTTAGTGGTACAGAGTTGTAGCTATCAGTGAGCAGTGCTGATCCAGGGAATGCACACTGGGATCATCCAGGTCAGGAAAACCGAGTGGGGCAGTAATCACAGCTGAGTGTGATGGCATCTCAGACTAATTGGATTTCCCTTTGGGGACTTCCTGAGGCATACTCCAGCAATCCTGGCAGGAGAATTCTCCCTCGTTGTAAAAAGCCATTACTCATTCATAGAACAAATTGACAACTCCATTAGCAAAAGAtaaagggaagaaggaaggatgGTCTCATGGCTCAGAAGCTTGGGACCCAGGAGATCAATATTTAACTCTGCCACAAAGTACCTGTGTGACTGTTTTAAGTTATATGGGGCTTAGTGTAACCAGCCACTAAAGCCACACTTAAATTTATACACGTAACATTCCTCTGCCTTCAACAGCTCTGCTTCTGTGTGATTTAATAGTTGGGTTTGTGCAGCATCTAAAACAAAAGGCTGTGACCACATAGACaatataagtaaaaataaatagtaatcACATTGCATGTGTGATCAACTTCaggaagaaatgtatttttgcttaTTAAGCTTTTCTGTTACTGTTTCATGAACATGTTTCATATTTTGTCTGTCTGCTCCTCACCCACAAATGGCCTAATACCAGGAGTTGAGGGCTATTTTTGTAggcaaaaaaagacaaacaccCAAATTAAACACaacattcattttcctttttgttattGCTCCAGTAGATCAAGAGTATCTTCAAAACTCCCTGAGGGAGTCTGTCATTTTTGGataacagaaaggaaataccAGGAAGGATGATGCAAAAAATTGCTCTGTATTTTCCCCCTTGCAGTAACCAGTCTtgagagcagcagaagagagGAGTACACTGACAATGGCTGCAGAGTTGGATTTCTCCCCACCTGAAATCCCTGAGCCCACATTCATGGAGAATGTGCTACGCTATGGACTTTTCTTTGGAGCCATCTTCCAGCTGATCTGTGTGCTTGCCATAATCCTGCCCGTGTCCAAGTCCCACAGGACAGTGAGTAGCGCTCTTTAACTTTGATGTAAATGGGCAGAGTCAGAGAAAACAGGATGGGAGGGAATGCTGAGTAGCTTAAGGGAGACACAGCTGCCCCTGGGATTGGTGACAGTTTCCTTGCTcatcctccttccttccctctggctTTCCCACCTTCAGCTTCTGTCTTGTGATTTACCACCAGATAGGAAAGTCAGGAACAAATATCTGAGCCAGGATCCATCATAATATCAGTGAAAAAAGCAACCTGAAGCACTGACAAGGTGCAAAATGCATGTGCAGTTCCTGGCTGCAAGTGAAGACTGTCCCAACCCATATCATGATCCTGCTGCTGATTTGCTTCATTAATTGCCAGGTAGGGCATCCCCTTtgcaggacctgcctttcagGAAATGACTCTGGGCTCCAGTTTGTGAGTGACTTTTGGAAGCAAGATGTAGGGGAAATTTCTCGTATATCCTAAAGGTGAGGAAAGCAGTTTTCAGGACTGACATCCCATCCAACACCCAAGGGTCCTTTGATGCAGTTGGCACAGGAGAATGTGAAAAGGAAAGGTTGAGGTGAGCTGTTCCTCTAGATTGAGGGATGTCCTGCATCTGCCTGGCTTTTTTCAttagagagaaaaatgtctttggtGCTGGGGACAATGCTGCAAGGTGATCAGGCTGCAAGTTTGGTGCTTTGATACAGATGTTGTCTGCAGGCATACAGTATATTTTCAGTAACAACTCAGCATGgggagttttgttttcagactcTTTATTTCCATGTTTGCTCCCTCCTGTGCAGAGGAAGCATGGAAATTTTCAACCTGTTGGGGGAAGGGAGTGCCTCAGGATGAGGTACAGAGTGAAGGATAAAGTTCATGACCCAATTTTTCCACCTTTAACTGCTGGTGTGATGTGGTGCTGTCCTGCCATGGGTCATGCTCCCTCCTGCTTGtcctgccacaggagctgcagctcccagcagggagaTGAACAAGCAGTTGCTGGATACCATGCAGTGGCATTGCAAGTCTTAGACTCTTATAATcatcaggttggaaaagacctccaagatcatcgagtccaacctttgCACTGTTATTCTGCAGCCACCAGTACCTGTCTGTCAGAGTTCACCATTTCCCCAGTACATTTTTGAGAAATACCAAGTAAACCCATTTTTGAAAGTTGAAAAGAGTGAGACCTTTTGTCTGGAGTGAGAGACTGGAGACCAGCCCCCAATTAAAATTATAAGGCTCGAGGACCTTTTACTGATTACATTTGTAGTATGCCTTGTTGTTTGCATActctagtttttattttctccatataTGAACTGTCCTCTTGATGTGCTGTCCATATATATCTTGTTTACAAGACCATAAATACCACAGGCTAACCCCTCCAGATCTTGAGAATGATGCTTGAGTCTGGGTAGGATGTTGGGGAACTTTGCTGTCTAGGAGCCTCAAACTTTGAAGTCTACCTTGGTTTGGACATTAGAAGGCAGCAGTGTTCACTTTATGGCAGCAGCATTCTGCATCCCTGAGTAATAACCAGCTCCCTGTGCACTGCTCACAGCCTTTGGAGAGCCAGCCAAGTCTCCTTCCTTGGAAAGCCACACAGATGTGAGATTTAATAGCCCAGTAACTTGAGAGACGTTTGAACCAAGCTCTTTGATTAAAAGGACACTGTCAGATGCTGCCTCCCCCTCCATTATCTGGAGTTCTGGCTTGGAAGCCTGGAAATCACACGTCTTGCTCAGCCATTTTTTGTGTGTCCTTTTCCAGTTGGCACACTCAGGCTGAGAGAACCCAAGATGCTAAAGCAATATTTATACTCAAATGCATTTAATGAAAGGAGGCAATCTGCATGTGTGTTCTTTCTCAGAGGAGACTGGCGCAGTTCCCTTGTGTTTTCACAGGATAACTagattttatttcccatgtCTGCAATATTATCTCTCATCCCCTCTGAAGGAAACAAGCATCACATCTCAGTATTTTGTTAGTCCAGGTTGAGAAAGCTTTGCCTGCAATTCCCTCCTTGGATTTTGGGCTTGGTTTAGAGGCTCTGATCTTTATATTCTTACTGCTCCtttggagaatatttttttgtcttgcacATGATAGTGATTAATGTTTGGCAGAAATGCTTGCTGACTGTTTCCATACACCCTGGTGATTATATGTTATCTTTTTCTAACTCAAATAGTTTTCATTTAGTGttgattttc
This is a stretch of genomic DNA from Parus major isolate Abel chromosome 20, Parus_major1.1, whole genome shotgun sequence. It encodes these proteins:
- the MANBAL gene encoding protein MANBAL; this encodes MAAELDFSPPEIPEPTFMENVLRYGLFFGAIFQLICVLAIILPVSKSHRTDSDSFEPKNSDMVKKPKATAPQISKKPKKETKKKR